AAATTTCCGCTGAATTTTATGTGGTAATTCGCATCGCGCGCGCGATGTGAATTATGATTATTAATCCAGCAAAAATTTTTCGAAAACGAAGGCTCGCAATGAACCCCAACCATCTCACAAAAAGTGGGTGAACTGGTGTCCGGCAGGACGCTAGCGCGCCGGCACGTAGGCGCAGACATCCGTGAACTCATCTCCCCACAGGCTGAAGGTCCCGGATCTCACGCTCAGGATCCCGTTCTTGAGCTCCACCTCATGGACATCGCCTTTGTGCAGGTTGGGGTTCTTTGCCTTCGCAAGCTCCCCTTCGCGATACCGCAGCCGGTTGCCGTCGAAACTCGCCTCCCGAGGCCGGTAGCCGATGATGGAGCTGCTCCCCGGCAGGATGGCCATGGGGTTCTCGTTGACATCGACCTTGTAGCCGCGGTTGATGTCGAGGACCTGGGCGACGATGAGCCCCTGGCCTTGCGGCAGCCCGTAGATGCCGAGGTTCGGACCGACAGCATTCAGGAAGGACTCCTGGACGATCTCGATCCGTGCGTAGCAATCGCCCACGATCCTCTTATCGAGCGAGTATCTCCCCACGAGGGAAGAGAGTCCATCAGCCTGGGCGTTGGCGGCCAGGGAGAACGTCAGCGCGGCAAGAACGAGTCCGTATGATCTCATGCGGCACCTCCTTCGCTTGATGGGAGAACGCTGTCCTTGTCCCAGTGGATGAAGTTGGGATGGGTGACGTCCGGAGGCACGAGCCTGAGGTCCCCGATCCGGGTGGAGTGGTTGACGTCCGGCCCCACCACCTTCACTCCCACCGGGAAGGCGCCCCGGATCACGGCCCGGGCCTTGGCGCGGGCCTCCTCTTGCGAGGCTCCCGGAAACAGCCCGGCCGCGAGCGTCCCGGCCGTGCGGCCCTTCCTGTAGGAGATGGCCCAGCCCTGCGCGCCCTCTGCGAGCGTAAAGGTCATGTCGTTGTAGACGAGCTCCGCCTGCGCGGTCTTTTCAAGAGTCATGACTGGCATGGGAGCCTCCTAGTTCAGCCGCCGCATCACCGTGACGCAGTTCGTCACGGCCGAGCCGCCCACGTTGAAGGCCACGCCGATGTCGGCCTTCTGGGCCTTCACGCCGATGGGCTCGCCGATGAGCTGCTTGTAGACCAGGGCGTGCATGGAGGCGCCGGTGGCGCCCACCGGATGGCCCTTGGACTTGAGCCCGCCGGAGAGGTTGACCGCGACCTTGTCCTCGCGCGTAAAGCGCCCGTCGAGGTAGTCGTAGCCCGCCCGGCCGTCCTGGGAGAGGCCCAGCGCCTCGGTGGAGAGAATCTGGTTGATGGTGAAGCAGTCGTGCACCTCGGCGAAGTCCACGTCGCGCGCCGTGATGCCGGCCTCGGCGTAGGCTTTGCGCGCCGCATCCTTGCCGGCCTGGAGCTCGTGCATGTTGGGCCGCACGCCGATGGGCAGGCGCTCGACCGAGTGCCCGATGCCCGCGATCTCCACGGCCTTGCGGCCGTGCTTGCGGGCGGCGGCGGTGGGGGTCACCACCAGGGCCGCGGCGCCGTCGGAGACCAAGGAGCAGTCGTGCAGGCGCAGGGGCTTGGCGATCATCATGTTCTTGGACTTGCCCCGCTCGTCGAGCGCGCAGAGGGCCTTGAGGGCCTCGACGGATGTCGGTCCCTTCTTGGCGTGGGCCAGCGGGTTCTCGGCGCCGTTCTTGTAGCCGAGCGCGCCCACGGTGAAGAGCATCCTTTCGAAATCATCGTCGCTGATCTTGTGCTTGGCCTGGTAGCCCTTGGCGTACTCCGCGAAGAGCATGGGGAAGGACATGCCGCGCGAACCCTCGCTGGGCCAGTGCGAGCAGCAGGCCAGCACGTGCGTCATCTGCGGCGTGGGCAGCAGGTTCATCTTCTCCACGCCGATGACCAGCACGTTCTGGTAACGGCCGGCCTCGACGCCGTAAACCGCGTCGTAGAGGGCCACCGTGGAGGAGGCGCAGGCGCACTCCGTGCGCGTCATGGGCTTGAAGCGCAGGGAGGGGTGTATCTCCGCGGCCAGCGGCGCCACGTGCTCCTGGTTCAGGAACGAGGCGGGCGAGCAAGACCCCACGTAGACCGCGTCGATGTCCTCCGGCGCGACGTCGGCGTCCTCGATCGCGCCCCGGCCGGCCTCGATGAGCAGGTCGTAGTAGGTCTTGGTGTCCGTCATGAGGCCCGTGGCCGGGTCCTTCTTGACGAAGACGCCGAATTCCGTGTTGTACGCTCCGATGATGCTGGCTTTGCTCATGGTCTTTTCTCCTACTTGGCGATGCCCTTGGGATAGCAGAGGCCCCCGGTGATCTCGAGGGTCGTGGCGTTGATGGCTTCGTTCTCGATGGTATGGCCGATGAGGGAGGCGATCTCCTCGGGCTCGACCAGCCGGCCCAGGTGCACGTCGGCCACGATGGCCTTGAGCGCCTCCTGGTTCATGCCCTTGACCATCGGGGTGGCGGTGTAGCCGGGCGCGATGGCCACGCAGCGGATGTTCCTGATGCCGCGCAGCAGGAACTCGCCCACCACGATCTTGGGCAGCAGGGCGTCGGCCACCTTGGTGGAGGAGTAGTTGAGCTGGCCGACCTGCCCCGCCTTGTTGACCGAGGAGATGGGGATGAGCACCCCCTGCCAGCCGCCGTTGACCATGGCCTCGGCGCCGTCGCGGACGGTGAGGAAGGTCCCGGTCAGGTTGACGTCGATGACCGACTGCCACTTGTCCAAAGTCATCTTGCGGGAGACCTTGCCGGTGGCCTTGTCGATGTTGAGCATGGTGCCGTCGCGGATGATGCCGGCGCAGGCCACCACGATGTTGATCTTGCCGAAGGCGTCGGCCGCGGCCTTGAAGAAGCGCGCGGTGTCGGCCTCGCTGGTCACGTTGGCGTTGATGCCGACGGCCGAGGCGCCCTCGGCCTTGAGTTCGCCGACCACGCGGTCGATGTCCTTCTGGGACATGTCCACCACCGCCACCTTGGCCCCGTTCTTGGCCAGGTACCGGGACACCGCCTCGCCGATGCCGTTGGCGCCGCCGGTCACGACTGCTACGCTGCCTTTGATCTGCATTCTTGAGGTCCTCCTTTAAATGTAGTCCAGTTTGCTGGCCTGCTCGGTGAGCTC
This genomic stretch from Elusimicrobiota bacterium harbors:
- a CDS encoding propanoyl-CoA acyltransferase, with translation MSKASIIGAYNTEFGVFVKKDPATGLMTDTKTYYDLLIEAGRGAIEDADVAPEDIDAVYVGSCSPASFLNQEHVAPLAAEIHPSLRFKPMTRTECACASSTVALYDAVYGVEAGRYQNVLVIGVEKMNLLPTPQMTHVLACCSHWPSEGSRGMSFPMLFAEYAKGYQAKHKISDDDFERMLFTVGALGYKNGAENPLAHAKKGPTSVEALKALCALDERGKSKNMMIAKPLRLHDCSLVSDGAAALVVTPTAAARKHGRKAVEIAGIGHSVERLPIGVRPNMHELQAGKDAARKAYAEAGITARDVDFAEVHDCFTINQILSTEALGLSQDGRAGYDYLDGRFTREDKVAVNLSGGLKSKGHPVGATGASMHALVYKQLIGEPIGVKAQKADIGVAFNVGGSAVTNCVTVMRRLN
- a CDS encoding SDR family NAD(P)-dependent oxidoreductase, yielding MQIKGSVAVVTGGANGIGEAVSRYLAKNGAKVAVVDMSQKDIDRVVGELKAEGASAVGINANVTSEADTARFFKAAADAFGKINIVVACAGIIRDGTMLNIDKATGKVSRKMTLDKWQSVIDVNLTGTFLTVRDGAEAMVNGGWQGVLIPISSVNKAGQVGQLNYSSTKVADALLPKIVVGEFLLRGIRNIRCVAIAPGYTATPMVKGMNQEALKAIVADVHLGRLVEPEEIASLIGHTIENEAINATTLEITGGLCYPKGIAK